The following is a genomic window from Bacteroidetes bacterium GWF2_43_63.
GATCATTACAAATCGTAATTCTCACCTATTCTATAAAAAAGTCCGCCGGTTTCCGACGGACTTTTTTTGTGAGTTTTTCAACAGATTATTACCGATCCAGAATAGATGAAAATAAATATTGTTCTTACCTTTGCAGCAAACAGCACACAATGAAAAAAACACTCATATACGGATACGGCAATGCAGGCCGCATGGACGATGGCATCGGCGAACGCTTTGTGGAAATGATGGACAAGTGGATTGAAGAAGAAAAAATCGAAAATATTTTTACCGATTGCAATTATCAGCTCAACATCGAAGATGCAGCAACGGTTTCGGAATACGATGCCGTAGTTTTTGTTGATGCCAGCATTGTGGAGGACGTTGAAAATTTCCGTCTTGAAAAAGTCGAACCCAACGATGCGACTATCGAATTTACTATGCATGCGGTGTCCACTTCATATGTGATTGATCTGTGCAAAAAGATTTACAGCAAAACTCCCGAAGCATATGTGTTGCATGTGCGCGCATACGAATTTGATTTTAGCGAAGAAATGACTCCTAAAGCGGTGGAGAATATGCTTGACGCGTTTGCTTTTCTGAAAGAATTTTTAAAGAAACAGTCGTAGCATTTTCACTATTTTTATTTGATCTTCAAAATCCAGAATGAGAATTGAAAATTTTATTCAAACAGGTTTGAAGTTTTTAATTAATTCGTAAAAAGTAGATTCAGAGCTGATTTGAATATGATTTCGTTTTAAACTGAAATGATTATAACTCGCCATAAGTGGGTAAAAAATAGTACTTCTGGCGAGTTATAAATGTATAATTGGCCATAAGTTGTAAATTTTGTATATTTGTGGCAGCTTATAATAATCAGTTATGAGAGCAATTGTCGGCAGAGATTTTGAAAAAGAAGAACTTGAAAGCTTCTATAAATCCGAAGTATCGGAATTTGTGGCCGTGTATGGCCGTAGAAGAGTGGGAAAGACTTTTCTTATCCGCGAGCTGTTCAGAGACAGAATGGAATTTTATCTGACAGGGCTTGCCAATGGTGGTTTCAGCGAGCAGATGGTCAACTTCAATCTGGCTTTGCGTGAGGCAGGTTTGAAAGATTTACCCTTGGCGAAAAACTGGATTTATGCATTTCAGCAATTGCGCACGCTGATTGAAAAATCAAGAAAGAAAAAGAAAGTGATTTTTCTGGATGAAATGCCCTGGCTCGATACGCCGAAATCGAAGTTCCTGAGCGCGCTGGAGCATTTCTGGAATTCATGGGCCTCGGGCAGAAATGATATTCTATTGATTGTTTGTGGTTCTTCCACTTCGTGGATTACAGATAAATTACTGAACAATAAAGGAGGTTTACACAATCGCATCACGCATCAATTGCGGCTGGAGCCGTTTACATTAAAGGAGTGCGCCGCATACGTCAAATCACTGAAATTCACCTGGAGCCAGCATCAGGTGGCTGAGTGCTATATGGCGCTTGGTGGTATTCCGTATTACTGGAGTTTGCTGAAAAAAGGGAGGAGTGTTGACCAGAACCTAGACCACTTGTTTTTTGGCGCCAATGCCCGTTTAAAAGACGAGTACAAAAACCTGTATGCTGCTTTGTTTAAAAACTCCGATCGGTACATGCAGGTTGTGGAGGCATTAAGCAAAAAGAGCTGTGGTTTGACCCGGCAGGAAATTGTTGAAAGCATTGAAGAAAGCAGTGGAGGAGGGTTAACCAAGATTCTGGATGATCTTGAAAACTGCGGCTTTATCCGTTCATTTCTGGCTTTTAACAAGAAAAGTCGTGACCGTATTTTTCAGCTTTCCGACTTTTACACCTTGTTTTATTTCAGGTTTGTGCGACGCTCAGGCAAGGATAAAAATTACTGGAAGAGCATGCTGGACACCACGCAGCATCGTGCCTGGGCGGGTTATGCCTTTGAACAACTTTGCACCATGCATGTTGATCAGATGAAAAACGCTCTCG
Proteins encoded in this region:
- a CDS encoding ATPase, which produces MRAIVGRDFEKEELESFYKSEVSEFVAVYGRRRVGKTFLIRELFRDRMEFYLTGLANGGFSEQMVNFNLALREAGLKDLPLAKNWIYAFQQLRTLIEKSRKKKKVIFLDEMPWLDTPKSKFLSALEHFWNSWASGRNDILLIVCGSSTSWITDKLLNNKGGLHNRITHQLRLEPFTLKECAAYVKSLKFTWSQHQVAECYMALGGIPYYWSLLKKGRSVDQNLDHLFFGANARLKDEYKNLYAALFKNSDRYMQVVEALSKKSCGLTRQEIVESIEESSGGGLTKILDDLENCGFIRSFLAFNKKSRDRIFQLSDFYTLFYFRFVRRSGKDKNYWKSMLDTTQHRAWAGYAFEQLCTMHVDQMKNALGIAGVYCNVYSWRSPAGTDKGTQIDLIIERNDNVINLCEMKFSVNPFVINKKYADELRNKFGTFRSVTNTKKSVFLTFVSSSGLAQNAHSGIIQCEIELKDLFAM